One part of the Saprospiraceae bacterium genome encodes these proteins:
- the porU gene encoding type IX secretion system sortase PorU — protein MKLKFILFFSLSSIFLSAQQSFQIQEQLKWTESKERNGQTKSTFGMDFLHSTKSSKFQGLPVFKKEFELPSFGELKATLIPKKSSSQSISVGPEILASLQSEFQFQAEVLNERNHYYASIELIPIRKISNSGSIDILNDFEIQIQFFPTLAPPPLPNYTNQSVLTNGVWHKFSITQRGVYKIDKSFLEKNLKLDFNTIDPRNIRIYGNGGMVLPESTDGIFEDDLKEQAIFIKGEEDGKFDDTDFILFYANGPDSYSYDPSVADYVYSKNPYSDVAYYFIKTDNVAGKRISTVASIPNPDYQSKLTYDFKHLEKDLVNLLDVDPGGEGSGKNWYGEEISNSRELDYGSEFIFNNIDFSKNGKFSFSFAGRAPVSTQVSAIVEQTQVDVPISYVFYSSINRFANIARKTTEFQAVSDLVKAKIKYPQINGTVSEGWIDYMQISVWRKLIWNNKLLYILDPTSTNFNTTNFTISNVSSDKLIWDITNPLDVSRISSQKINDQLYFSVPTLNSIKQFVVLDENLNFESPTYVGIVGNQNLHSLKDEEMIILYHKDYKSEAERLQAHRSKFSNLKIAAVELGQVYNEFSSGSQDPSAIRNFMRMLYLRNPNFKYLAILGDGSYDFRHINKKDEDQNFVITYETDESLDPITAFPTDDYFGLLDPGEGLNLTGKLDINIGRLGARNPAEAKNLVDKIIRYDSDPLTMEEWKLNVLFSSDDEDSNTHFTQAETIAKSVGTNFPVLNQEKIHLDAYEQITTPGGERYPAVNKAFSNAFYQGALVINYMGHGGYSGLAQERILQNTDIKVLENYYKLPLVIVASCTFNGFDDPTKTNAGEEGLHNAQGGFLALFSTVRAVYSDDNFDLTSSVYKYLFNFENGKPLPLGEIMRRAKNEHSGSFIRTNSRKFLLFGDPAQSLALPLYKNAVISINEKPISQVLDTFRALETVNVKGIVTNQAGLKQSDFTGKLFVTIYDKEINLRTKANDPTSYVANYNLQRNILYKGLVAVNQGDWNFTFTVPKDINYEFGKGKMSLYATDEKTRDAAGYEDAFIIGGVSKDSIRDDNPPIVKVFLNDANFTNGGISDPNPKIYSQISDDFGINISGNSIGHDLTAIIDLNSQAPIILNQVYKSKLNNPKEGELYYPLKNLSPGKHTITIIAWDISNNSGQGSLEFFVVDPSQTSLERIYNYPNPFSSNTEFQFETNIGATEMDIVIQIQSVSGKLVKTISKTIQASGYRIDGIQWDGKDDFGNDLANGVYLYRLSMNAKTGNEVIHKRSDFQKLVLLK, from the coding sequence ATGAAGCTCAAATTTATTTTGTTTTTCTCTCTTTCCAGCATTTTTCTTTCTGCGCAACAATCTTTCCAGATCCAAGAACAACTAAAATGGACGGAATCTAAAGAACGCAATGGGCAAACAAAAAGTACTTTTGGCATGGACTTTCTCCATTCAACCAAAAGTTCTAAATTTCAAGGCCTGCCTGTATTTAAGAAAGAATTCGAGTTACCTTCATTTGGCGAACTGAAAGCGACCTTGATTCCAAAAAAATCAAGTAGCCAAAGCATTTCTGTTGGTCCAGAGATTTTAGCAAGCCTACAAAGTGAATTTCAATTTCAAGCAGAAGTATTGAATGAACGAAATCACTATTATGCTAGCATAGAACTAATACCTATCCGTAAAATCTCAAATAGTGGTAGCATTGACATATTAAACGATTTTGAAATTCAAATTCAATTTTTCCCAACGTTAGCACCACCCCCTTTACCAAATTATACCAATCAGTCTGTATTAACAAATGGTGTGTGGCATAAATTTTCGATTACGCAACGCGGTGTTTATAAAATTGATAAAAGCTTTTTAGAAAAAAACCTGAAGCTTGATTTCAATACCATAGATCCTAGAAACATAAGAATATATGGCAATGGCGGTATGGTATTACCGGAATCCACGGATGGCATTTTTGAAGATGACTTAAAAGAACAGGCTATTTTTATAAAAGGTGAAGAAGATGGCAAATTTGACGATACAGATTTTATCTTGTTTTATGCTAACGGCCCAGATAGCTACTCCTATGATCCATCTGTTGCCGACTATGTATATTCAAAAAATCCGTATTCGGATGTAGCTTATTATTTTATAAAAACAGACAATGTTGCTGGTAAGCGCATAAGCACTGTTGCAAGTATTCCAAACCCTGATTATCAAAGCAAATTGACCTATGATTTTAAACACCTTGAAAAGGATTTAGTCAATTTACTAGATGTCGATCCAGGAGGTGAAGGTTCTGGAAAAAATTGGTATGGAGAAGAGATTAGTAATAGCAGAGAATTGGACTATGGTTCTGAATTTATATTTAACAATATCGATTTTTCAAAAAATGGGAAATTTTCTTTTTCTTTTGCAGGCAGAGCCCCCGTTTCTACACAAGTTTCAGCAATTGTTGAACAAACACAAGTGGATGTTCCCATTTCATATGTTTTTTATAGCAGTATCAATCGCTTTGCAAATATTGCTCGAAAAACCACAGAATTTCAAGCGGTAAGCGACCTCGTAAAAGCAAAAATTAAATACCCACAAATTAATGGAACCGTTTCAGAAGGTTGGATTGATTACATGCAAATTTCCGTGTGGAGGAAACTTATTTGGAACAATAAATTATTATATATCCTGGATCCAACAAGCACTAATTTTAATACGACAAACTTTACCATATCCAATGTCAGTTCAGATAAATTAATTTGGGATATAACAAATCCGTTGGATGTATCCCGGATTAGTTCACAAAAAATAAATGATCAATTATATTTTAGCGTGCCAACCTTAAATTCCATCAAGCAATTTGTAGTACTTGATGAAAATTTAAATTTTGAATCCCCTACTTATGTGGGTATTGTTGGTAATCAAAATCTTCATAGTTTAAAAGATGAAGAAATGATTATTCTTTATCACAAGGATTATAAATCAGAAGCAGAAAGACTTCAAGCACACCGGAGCAAATTTTCAAATTTAAAAATCGCAGCAGTTGAATTAGGCCAGGTTTATAATGAATTTTCATCCGGGAGTCAGGATCCAAGTGCAATCCGAAATTTTATGAGAATGCTTTATTTAAGAAATCCAAATTTTAAATATCTGGCTATTCTGGGTGATGGATCTTATGATTTCAGGCACATCAATAAAAAAGATGAGGATCAAAATTTTGTGATAACCTATGAAACAGATGAAAGTTTGGATCCTATAACGGCATTTCCAACGGATGATTATTTTGGACTCTTAGATCCAGGAGAAGGACTCAATCTTACCGGAAAACTTGATATCAATATAGGTCGATTAGGTGCTCGCAATCCAGCGGAAGCAAAAAATCTGGTTGATAAAATTATACGCTATGATAGTGATCCTTTAACAATGGAGGAATGGAAACTGAATGTTTTATTCTCCAGTGATGATGAAGATTCAAATACTCATTTTACACAAGCGGAAACAATTGCAAAATCTGTTGGGACAAATTTTCCGGTTTTAAATCAGGAAAAAATTCATCTGGATGCTTATGAACAAATAACAACTCCCGGAGGAGAACGCTACCCTGCCGTCAATAAAGCTTTTTCGAATGCCTTTTATCAAGGAGCTTTGGTCATCAATTATATGGGCCATGGAGGATACAGCGGACTGGCACAAGAACGTATTTTACAAAACACAGATATAAAAGTTCTTGAAAATTATTATAAACTTCCCTTAGTAATCGTAGCTTCTTGTACATTCAACGGATTTGATGATCCTACAAAAACAAATGCAGGAGAAGAAGGTCTACATAATGCCCAGGGGGGATTTCTTGCATTGTTTTCAACCGTTCGGGCTGTTTACAGCGATGATAATTTTGATTTAACCAGTTCAGTTTATAAATATTTATTCAATTTCGAAAATGGGAAACCACTGCCCTTAGGTGAAATCATGAGACGTGCTAAAAATGAACATTCTGGTTCTTTCATCCGCACAAATTCAAGGAAATTTTTATTGTTTGGAGATCCTGCTCAAAGTTTGGCTCTGCCTTTATATAAAAATGCTGTGATTTCTATAAATGAAAAGCCTATATCGCAAGTTCTTGATACGTTTCGTGCATTAGAAACAGTCAATGTAAAAGGCATTGTTACAAATCAAGCAGGTCTTAAACAATCGGATTTTACAGGTAAATTATTTGTAACAATTTACGATAAAGAAATAAATCTTCGAACCAAAGCAAATGATCCAACTTCCTATGTTGCCAACTATAATTTGCAACGAAATATATTATATAAAGGATTGGTAGCTGTAAATCAAGGAGATTGGAATTTTACATTTACGGTTCCTAAAGATATAAACTATGAATTTGGAAAAGGAAAAATGAGTTTGTATGCTACGGATGAAAAAACCAGAGATGCGGCTGGATATGAAGACGCTTTTATAATTGGGGGTGTTTCTAAAGACAGTATCCGCGATGATAATCCACCAATCGTAAAAGTATTTTTAAATGATGCAAATTTTACAAATGGTGGTATTTCAGATCCAAATCCGAAAATATATTCTCAAATTAGTGATGATTTTGGAATCAACATCAGTGGAAATAGTATCGGTCATGATTTAACAGCCATTATTGATTTAAATTCACAAGCACCGATTATTTTAAACCAAGTATATAAATCGAAATTAAATAATCCTAAAGAAGGTGAACTCTATTATCCATTAAAGAATTTAAGTCCGGGAAAACATACCATCACAATAATAGCCTGGGATATTTCTAATAATTCAGGTCAAGGAAGTCTTGAATTTTTTGTGGTAGATCCATCACAAACCAGTTTAGAGCGCATTTATAATTATCCAAACCCATTTTCAAGCAATACTGAATTTCAGTTTGAAACAAATATTGGAGCTACTGAAATGGATATTGTAATCCAAATTCAATCGGTTTCCGGAAAACTGGTAAAAACAATATCAAAAACGATCCAGGCAAGTGGATATCGAATTGATGGAATTCAATGGGATGGTAAGGATGATTTTGGAAATGATCTTGCAAATGGCGTTTATCTATATCGGTTAAGTATGAATGCTAAAACGGGTAATGAAGTGATCCATAAACGATCTGATTTTCAAAAATTAGTGCTTTTAAAATAA
- the porV gene encoding type IX secretion system outer membrane channel protein PorV has product MLILQFNSPYSHVMRSLILFLFISFSVALNAQVWDPGKGCIVDGNGECLQNTLLTAMPFLRINPDTRSGGLGDAGVALSADPNAMHHNAARLAFSENNLGISATYSPWLRNLGIDDIYLLYVSGYYKIDKLQTTGFAIRYFSLGRIDFRDENGNDIGTGQPNEFEIAGAYSRKLSDFLSASLSAKFAYSNLATGKTVGANEITSAKTFAADIGFLYRNKLGASGRRNYLNVGLALTNLGSKVTYIKGLVKDFIPSNMALGAAYEMNFDDFNSLTVTGEINKLLIPTPKKVGDPDFDVDTNKIADYREKGLFEGVFGSFNDAPGGFTEELQELMYSIGLEYWYDKKFAIRAGYFHEHALKGNRKYLTLGCGLQYNVFGLNLSYLVPTTNNRSPLANTIRFSISYDFDGSAAPKSQE; this is encoded by the coding sequence ATGCTAATTTTGCAGTTTAATAGTCCTTATTCCCATGTTATGCGCAGTTTAATTTTATTCCTTTTTATTAGTTTTTCAGTTGCTCTAAATGCACAAGTCTGGGATCCAGGCAAAGGCTGTATTGTTGATGGAAATGGTGAATGTTTGCAAAACACACTATTGACTGCAATGCCATTTCTCCGAATTAATCCAGATACTCGTTCCGGAGGATTAGGGGATGCCGGAGTTGCCTTGAGTGCTGATCCGAATGCTATGCATCATAATGCTGCCCGTTTAGCATTTTCTGAAAATAATCTTGGCATTTCAGCAACGTATTCTCCATGGCTTAGAAATCTTGGCATAGATGATATCTATTTACTTTATGTTTCTGGATATTATAAAATCGACAAACTTCAAACAACTGGATTTGCGATTCGTTATTTTTCATTAGGTAGAATTGATTTTAGAGATGAAAATGGAAATGATATCGGAACAGGTCAACCAAATGAATTTGAAATTGCCGGAGCTTATAGTAGAAAATTATCAGATTTTCTTTCTGCAAGTTTAAGTGCCAAATTTGCGTATTCTAATTTAGCAACAGGAAAGACCGTAGGCGCTAATGAAATTACTTCTGCCAAAACATTTGCTGCTGATATTGGCTTTTTATATAGAAATAAATTAGGAGCTAGTGGTCGTAGAAATTACTTAAATGTAGGTTTGGCATTGACAAATCTAGGTTCTAAAGTAACCTATATTAAAGGCTTGGTAAAAGATTTTATACCTTCAAATATGGCTTTAGGAGCTGCCTATGAGATGAATTTTGATGATTTTAATTCACTAACTGTTACCGGAGAAATTAATAAACTGTTGATCCCAACTCCAAAGAAAGTTGGAGATCCTGATTTTGATGTTGACACAAATAAAATTGCCGATTATCGTGAAAAAGGATTGTTTGAAGGTGTTTTTGGATCTTTTAACGATGCACCTGGTGGTTTTACTGAAGAACTACAGGAATTAATGTATTCCATTGGTTTAGAATATTGGTACGATAAAAAATTTGCAATTCGTGCAGGATATTTCCACGAACATGCTTTAAAAGGGAATCGTAAATATTTAACATTAGGATGTGGTTTACAATATAATGTATTTGGACTTAATCTATCGTATTTAGTCCCAACTACCAATAATAGAAGTCCGTTAGCAAATACCATCCGTTTTTCAATCAGTTATGATTTTGATGGTAGCGCGGCCCCAAAATCGCAAGAATAA